The Triticum urartu cultivar G1812 chromosome 5, Tu2.1, whole genome shotgun sequence genome contains the following window.
AAGCCAATGGTCAACCAATCAACGGTCAACCGTTGATCGAACGTACCAAGCCTGAAATCGCGAGCGAGCGAACAAAGGAAGGAACCGCGACCTGGAGCGAAGCACGTTGcttggtgggccggcccatgccAGAGGGCGTGTGAGCGCCAGTTTACCAGCGGCCGCGTCAAGCGCTGTATATGAGGTCTCCGTcaccccctcaaaaaaaaaaaaaaaggtCTCCGTCAGACTCGCCGCGCCCCCCATATAAATCtcgccgcccctcccctcctcctcctccgccaccgccgccgccgccttctgtCTGCCCCATTCATCCTGCTAGGAACACCAGGGCTTTCAGAATTGATTCGCGTTCGGTGGGTCTTAGCTAGAGGTAAATTTTGGGATTGGAGGCATACGGGATTTGATTCCGCTGCTGCAGGTAAGAAGTTACAACAACTTTCTACTGAGATTAATCCAGATATATTTGGTTTCAACAACTTTTAGAGGTGTATAACTCGTATCTCTTGATAGTCAGGATACTCGACTACTGCCTAGCTCGCTGGGTTGTTAGTTCGGCGAGGACGATGAATCGTGAGTTTGCCAACGTGATAGTGCGCGATTACGGCTGTAAATTTTATTCGCTGCTCCGGGTCAACCTCAAGCAGCATCTCTTCCACCGCTCAGCAGCAGCCGCGGAAAAGGCGAGTAACAACAAGAAGGGATTACCGTCGGCGATCCCGAGCTTGGAGCCTCTGCCCGAGCACAAGATCAACTTCTCGACGCCGCCAATGATGGAGGGCGCGACGGACTTTCACTTCTTCTCCCTGCTCAAAGGGCAGGCAGAGGGCCGTGTCATGTTCGCCCCCACTTGCGGCAATGCCGTGATGTACGACATTGACATAGACGCCGTCGTTGCCATGCCCGACACTAACTTCTGCAAACAGAGGGACTCAATCTCCTTGTCCATGACCAGGCCTGGGAGCCAAGACGACGACGAACAGCACTATGTCTTGAGCAAAGAATCGAGGAATGTCTTGTTTGAGGTCTTGGAGTACGGGAGGAACGGCTCCGCCAGGGGTCCATCCGCTGGGATTGAACGGAGGTGGCACTGGCAACATCTGCCCTCGCCGCCGATGCGTGGACCATACCTGCCTGACCTCCACAGGAGAGCGGTCTTCCACCCCTCCGCGGCGGCGGTGGTCGATGAGACCACTCTGTGTGTGTCGTCTGTGGACGCCGGAGCCTATGCCTTTGACACGGTGAAAGGTGAGTGGAGGCAGGCTGGAAGCTGGGCGCTGCCCTTCCATGGCGCCGCGGAGTACGT
Protein-coding sequences here:
- the LOC125556225 gene encoding uncharacterized protein LOC125556225, translated to MNREFANVIVRDYGCKFYSLLRVNLKQHLFHRSAAAAEKASNNKKGLPSAIPSLEPLPEHKINFSTPPMMEGATDFHFFSLLKGQAEGRVMFAPTCGNAVMYDIDIDAVVAMPDTNFCKQRDSISLSMTRPGSQDDDEQHYVLSKESRNVLFEVLEYGRNGSARGPSAGIERRWHWQHLPSPPMRGPYLPDLHRRAVFHPSAAAVVDETTLCVSSVDAGAYAFDTVKGEWRQAGSWALPFHGAAEYVPELGLWFGLNAAVRNTHHCLGAFDLSSWPPVEHRTWNYLDPLSDKWSTWQRHLLNLGSGKFCIATSFQNIQWRTPCNAAGYPLHGLDDEMVVNDLTILTGVEVVRCGDGLKMINHKSKRFEGIEIHCVL